CCGAAGTTGTGCTGGCTGCGCTGCGGGAGTGGCTGGAGCAGCACAGAGACAAGGTGAGGCCGAGCGGGGCACCTAGTTCTGGGCGGCTGTGGCCAGTGGGTACCTGCCCTGCCCAGGCCCACTCCCTCCGTGGGACTTATTTGTTGTGGGACGGCGATGGGAAGGGGCGAGCGTGCAGCCTGAACCTTCTATGACGGGTACTGTTAATTCTCAAGTCCCGCGGACATGCCCCCTAGCAGGCGGTTGAGACCCTGCCAGGGTGGGTGTTTGGGAACACAGTCCCCGGGCTGAGGGCCAGCCgagccccgcccgcccgcccgcccgcccaggCTGAGCAATCCCTGTACAGGTGGACCGGCTTATCATCTGTGTGTTCCTGGAGAAGGACGAGGGCATTTACCGGGAGCGCCTGCCCCACTACTTCCCAGTAGGTATGTGCCCTAGTTTCCCTCCGGCCGCCGCCCCCAggccagcctccccctcccccatggccCTGGGGCGGCTCTcactgtcctctgccttccagcctgagGCTCCCGAAGCCCACCCTGAATGGGACTGGTAAGCAGGGCCTGGCCCGGTGTGGTGTGGCCGCCCTCCACTAACCTGGCCCTCTAACACCCACCCGCTCAACCTGCCGTTGCCCATCTCCGTGCAGAGGGGTGGTGAAGCTAGGGAGGGCCCAGGGGCTTTCACAGGTCCTGAACCCCCTTTGCCCTATCTGCTTTGCCCTCAGACCCACCTGGGCCTGTGGGACTTCGCTCCTCACTCTGAGAGGTCTTGGAAGCCGACAGCTTGCTCCTCTACGTGACCTGCCCTGCCTTTCAGAAGCCTCTTAATAAAGCTGTCTGATTCAGCCTCTCTTGTCTGAGTGCCGGGGTCGGGGTCTGGCTGGGGCCCGGTGGGGGGTGGGTAGCCCTTGGTGGGAATGGTGTCTTGGGCACTGTCTTTGCTTCAAGAGGCTACAGGAGCCCTGGGTGAGCCAGGCGGGTGAGTGAGGCATTGGCTAGACAGCAGAGGCGGCGGCAGCAGCATTTCACATTTATTGAGGGCCTGCCCCCAAGGAGCTCACAGCCTGGGCTGAGACCCCAcatgtgctgggggtggggaggagaaggcaaAGAGGCAGGTAATGCAGATACGTAATGCAGCTACGGAGGCAGGTAATGCAGCTATGGCCCAAGCAAAGGGGTGAAAAGCAAGCAGAGGCAGGGCTCTGGGGACAGGAACAGGCAAGCTCTGCCTGGACACAAGCATTATGTTCCTCCCATACCAGCTCAGCTCCTCCTGGGGCCCACTGAGGATGCACAGCACCTCCACCTACCTGGGCCAGCCTCCTCCCATAAACCTCTCATCTCAGGACTCCTCAATCATGCAGACCCCTGGAGGTGGGCAGAAAGCTGTGATCTGGGGGCCCTGGCCAGAACAGCCATTCTATAACTCTAAGCGGCAGCTTTGACTATGGGTGACCTGAGACCTCCAGCCAAGTTCCCAAGGAATTTCAAAAGTTCCCATGGAAACCCTGGAAAGTCaaggaggaaagggggggggcaggCCTTGTGGATGGGTAGAAAGCAGAAATCCAAGGAACCTGGAGACCCAGCCCTCTCAAACTTCTCTTGGCAGAAATGCTTGGGGGTAGATAGGGAGAAAGCTGGGGACCCCCCTGGGGGAAgggacagccagacacacagCAGCCAGCGGGCAGGTAGGGAACAGCAGTGGAGCAGGGAGACGCACACTCGGCTCACCACCAGCATCCCCTTTAATAAAACATGGAAGGTTGTGTGACAGGAAAAGGGAGGAGTGAAATATGACCATTtacaaccacaaaacaaaacaaacaccaaaaaccaaaaccaaaaacctctgTACATGTCTAACGCCTggcagggggaggcaggcagggcgCAGCAGGCCGGCCAGCCCTATTTGTAGAGGATATCGTAGTGTCCAGGCCGGTAGAGCAGGTAGACCTTGGGCTCGGAGCCCTCGGGGAAGACGTGTGGGTTGGTGGTGCCGCCCTCACCACGGTCCATGTACTCTACTTGGATGGACACACTGAGGGCCTGGGCCAGGGCGATGATGTGGATGTGGTCGCTCTCCTTGCACATGGGCTCCACCTCCTGCGGCACAGGGGCGGGTCAGGCCTGTCCCAAACCCCTCCCCAGGCCCCCCACTTTCCCCTGGCATGCCCCACCCTCAAacgaaagagaaaaggagggtcCCAGGACAGAGCGAAGAGGAGATGGCACCTGCTGGCAGAACTCCTTAACAGTCCGGCCGCCCTCTATGAAGTGCTCGAAGAACTTGCTCTCCCGCTGCAGGTAGCCTGAGGTGAGCAGCCGCAGGTAGACCACAAGGTAGTCCGAGGTGCTCTGGTCATTGAAGGAGGCCAGCAGGTCAGCTACTGAGGTCTGCTTCTCCACCTGCTCAATAAGGTCCATGAACTGCCCCACCCAGGGACAAAAGGTACAGTGAGGAAAATGAGTGAGGAGAAGCCACCCTTCCACAGCCTATAGGCACCCTCCTCCCTGCGGGCCCAGCCTGAGACAGCAGGGCTCACCGTGTTATGGAAGTCCTCGATTGTGAATTCAGTGAAGCCCTGGGACACCAGGTCCTCTTTACTCTTGGCAGACACAGCCTTGAACCTGTggtggagagggatgggaggccagcatgggcttctcAGCCAGCAAAACAAGGGTCTGGGCCGCACAGCCCTGCCCAGACAAGACCACCCACCAAGTTCAAAGGGAAGCCTCcaccgcccgcccgcccgcccgcccgcgtaCCGCTGCAGCTCCTTGCTGTCGTCCAGCAGTGCCTCCAAGTGGGAGAAGCCGAACGCTCGGTAGAAGCAGTTGCCGTCGGGCCTGGTCTTCCGGATGTAGGAGTACTTTTTGTGGAGGTCCTGCAGAGGAGCAGCCCAGGTTAACACCCAGCCAAGCCAGGGCAGTCCAAGAAATGGCCAGAGCAGCGGGTGGCAACTGAGCCCCAAGTTCCCACCTCCAGACTGCTGAAGAGGACACCAAGTCACAGACCGGACAGAGCCCTCCCCTGGAGGCTCCTGGAGACCGTGCACTAATGTGTCACCAGCTGCTTGCCTTGTGGGTGTACTGGCTACAGAGCCATTTGCTTATAAAAGCAGATGACCCATCATCTTTGACTAAGGCGGCTTTTCAGGTCTTTCAATCCAAGCAAGGCAAAGCAGGGAGACAGGACAGACCATGCTCCCAGCTGCCTGGAGGCCTGAGGTGCCTTTGCTCAGCAGGGCTCCGGCCACACAAAGCAGCTCTCCCTACAGTCCGAGGGTAAACCAATTTCCTCATCCACTTTCACTTCCCACCACGCTGCCCCAGCAGGGACCATCTCCTTCCTTCAgccttttccctttctccaaaTGAAGCACATCCCCATGGCAGTGACGGAAGCAGGCCTCATCACCCGCATGGACCCCCCTACTCCTGCTCTCTTCAGCCGGCTCCCTCCTTGACCTGCTCCTTCCCAGGCTACCCCTCATCTTTCTCCAATCTAAAGGGCAGGGCTCCCAACAAACCACTCAGTATCCTTCCTCAAGACACCTGCCAGATGACAACCCTCAGGCAATGCTCAGTAATGAGTCCCTTCACACTGAGAACGCGGCCCTGACATCTGCCACTTAGCTACCCCAATACTCACCACCAGCTCACCTCCTCCTTCAGATTCAAGGACATGAATCTAGTTTATATAGTTTACAGACCCCACAGGCACATAAGATCCAGGTAGGTCTcccaataaaaacagaaactccTATGGGAGGCTTTTGTCTGACCAAGGTCAACAACAACCTGGAGCTACTACAGCAGGGTCAAGGCAGcccccccagcccagcctctgGAGGGTGGCAACCCTACACCccatcttttcctttccctgCTCTCTCCCAGGAtactcctcctctttctccattcTAAAGGACAGGGCTCCCACCAAACCACACAGTATCCTTCCTCAAGACACCTGCCAGTTGCAACACCCCCAAACACAGAGCTTCCTGCCTGAGGCCTGACGGAACTCCACCTCTTGGTCCGCAGATagagttctttcctttcattttggttttgagacgggtctcactttgcagcccaggctggccctgaacttgcagCAATCTTCTGGCCTCAAGCTTCCGAGTGCCGAAATTCTAGGCCGCCAAACCTAGACAAAGTTCTACctttgaagctgggcagtggtggcctttaatATCAGtgctttggaggtagaggcaggcagatctcttgagttcctgagttcgaggccagcctggtctacagagcaagttccaagggcagccagagctacacagagaaaccctgcctcaaaaaacaaaaacagccgggcggtggtggcacgctcCTGCAgccacagcactcgggaggcagagccaggtggatctctgtgagttcagggccagcctggtctacagagcgagatccaggacaggtaccaaaactacacagagaaactctgttcttgaaaaccaaaaacaaaccaagttCCATGTTTGATGCTCTGCCTCCTCTCTACCTTACTGTCCCAGACAGCTCCACTGCACAGCTGGGTTGCACCAACCTGCTCTACACCAGGCTTTGAACCACAGTCTCACAGACGACTCATTTCTCCCCAACACATCCCCCCAACAGTATATCCCTTAGGCTCTTCCTTCAACACAGCCCACTACTGGTCCGTCACACCTGCTTCCTGTTCTACTGCGAAATGCCTCACgactccctctgcctccaccttatCCCTGCAGCCTATCCTTACCCCGAAACAACAGTTCCCTTACAGACAAGCCCTTTTCCTCCCTGCATCCTTGCAAGCACTCACGCACTCCCAGGCAAACTGGCTTTCATGATGGCCTCCACTTGCCCAGATGTCCCCTTCTTGACCCACCTCAGCCCCCATGACTCCTGGATGCCTTGTCATTTGTAATCTTGCTTCTGTCTGTTCATCAAATACACCTTTTCAGGAAGGTTCTTAACTATTACCCTACTTAAAATACCAACTCTCCCATTCCTTCACTTCTCTCCACAGTACTAACCAACTCCAACAACCAAACTGTGCgtgtggtgtgggggtgtgggggtggtacAGCGTTGAGACAGCGTTTTTgccatatgtagcccaggctggccctgatcctcctgcctcattctctcCCTACCACACATACCTTTAGGTTTGGATCTGTCTTGTACTGTCCCCTGTAAGCATCACAGAAGCAGGACTGTGTTTCAGTCCCCAGTACCTGCAAGTGCCTCCAGCACCTGGGGCAGGGCGCCTGCCTGGTAACTGTAACATGACCACTGCAGAGACTGCCCAGAGTCCAGTCACTCTGCTCTCTAAGCTCCCTGGGCACATACGCTCAGGTACCCTGTGGAATGCTCATGTCCACTTCCTCACATCCTCAGAGTCCATTCCACAGGAGCCAAGTACACACGCCAGCCTGGCTCTACCGTTACGGCCCAGGAAGAACAGGAGGACCTGGGCACAGCACACAGAATGGAAGTTTAGGGGTGCTGAGGTACATTGCTGCTAACAGCTCTCTCAAACATTTAAACACTTGGCTGAATGACTCAATGACAGGAAGAACCTGAGGATCATCCTGTTGGGTTCACAAGGGCAGCCTAGTAGGACAATTGGCCCTGGATGGGGCACCATTCTACTAACTGGCCACAAGGGAGAGGAAAAGCCTAAGCTTTCTAAGCCTTGCTGAGCAGCATCAGCAGTGAGTCCAACATCTTCCCTGGACTTGCCCCACAGGCAGAAAAGAACTCTAGCTTGAGGTCACACAACTGGAAAGCAGAGACCTAAAAAAAGTCAGGGCTTTATTGTCCTCACATGTATTTTGGAGAAATCCCAAACCCCTCAGCAGTGGGGGGATGATCAGGTCACAAACTAGGTACAGCTGACCTAGGCTGAAGAGGGGTTATTTAGCACATACATTTCCCCCAGGTGCTAAGGACAGACCAAAGGCCTTGCAAACACTAGGATCACGCTACTACTGAGATAGCTGTGCCCCAGGCCTACACAATGTTTTAAGTTCTCATTAGCTACCAAATATTCAGTCAGGAAAGCTCATGCACTCTGGCTTCTCTGACAACAGAGGAGTAACGGCAGATACTGGCTGCCATGCCCGTTTTTGTGAGACGGTGCCCTCCCAGTTAACTTCTTGGCAGCTTCACTCACTGGGTTACCCGCTTGCCACCTGAAGGCCCCAGCTCCAAGTAtagaggtatatatatatacatactccTACGATCTTTAGAGGAAGACTGAGTATACCATTTCCTAACACCTCAGGCTGTCTACTAAATACTGTTTTCATACCAGGGTCACAATTCAACCTCCACTGCTCCCAGCCTTTGGGGTGGCTGGTAAAGAAACCTGCCTCAGTTTGAGTGAtccaacagggacacacacagggGGCCTGTCCTCCACAAACATCCAACCAACAGACTGTAGGACAGGTCTCTGTGTAACCCATCTACCCATCCCAACACCAGCAGGTTTGGCCCATGGCTGGGTACTGAGTTGTCAGTGCCCACCCAGTCGGCACCTGGTCCCACCTGGGCATCACCTACCTCAACCTTACAGCCACCCTACAGGCAGATGCTTTCACTGtccctattttacagatgaggacaccCAGGGCTCAGAGACACTGAAGGACCTGTCAAGAAGACAGCTGCTGAGTGGCAATCTGATGTGAATGGAGGTCTCAGTCCAGAGGCTGCACACTTCAAGAACTAGCAATGAGAGGTGTGTCCCGTCCCTCCCAACACCCTACCCTCTCAAAGATTAGGCCTGGCAAAAAGCAGGGCTGAAACAGGCTTCCTTCTCCCCTCTGGCCAGGATCCCACCTTGATCTTCTGTTGATAGATGTTGTCATCCTCAGCATACTCCTTGTACAGGACTGAGAGTTCCAGCCGCTCTGACACCAGAGGATTCTGCACAGCAAtctgcaggaggcagggatccatcATGCTCTGCCAAGGAGGTTGAGTAACCCATGCCTAACACCTACGAAAGGGGTTCTGGGCTGGTCATTCAGTGGTACAGCAACCCCCATAAAAGCATGGAGTGCCTAGCATAGACTGGAGGGGGAGGCTTCAAAACAGGCACTAGGCCTCAGGCCCTGACTATACATCCCCACCATGAAGTCCTCAGCTACTGCTTCCCCaacttctccagcccctcacctctTGCTGAATTCGGTCTTGCTGAGCCATAATGGCTTCATCATAGGCCAGACAGTTAACacctagaaaaagaagaagaaaaaagaagtgcCGAGCAAGGGTAACTGTGGGGCCTGGCTATCTCTATGGCAGGCAGTTTCGGCAGAACAGGTTTGGAATCTGGAGCCCCATGTcttacactccattgtgtaatctTGGCAAAATCCTTCCTCTTAGGTTTTCACTTTCTCATCTTTTGGAGAAGGTAGTTGGGTATGGTGTTATtcggaaggctaaggcaggaagaccacaagttcaaggctgctGGAGCTACATATAGCTAttctccataaaataaaaaagagggcaGTTGAGCATCACAGTGCACGGCTCTAAGTCCTAGTACTTACAGACCAGACCAGAAGGATCAAGAAGCCTAGGAGTTAGAGATCAGCCCTGGAAATACCGCAAGGCCTTatcttggaagaaaagaaaacagggctGGGGGTGAGGCTGAGTGGTAGAAGATACATTTGTCCTGCAGGTGTGAGGCTGTGGCTTCTATTTCTAGCAactcaaaaaaaagtaaatgaaaaatcaAGTGACAGAATAAGGATCCCCGTCAAGGCGCCCACCAGCTCTGatattcctccctccctgcttcctaaCAGTACTGTGTAGCATCCTGGGAATGTTCTGGGGAAGAGTCTCTCGGGGAAAGCAAGATCAGGGGGGTGGAGCCCTACGTGAATGAGAGCATCTTGTGAGCGTGCACTTTACTGGGACACACCCTTTATCCTTCTGCGGTCCTGTGCATTGTTAATGGTGTTTAGTTTCCAAACAACAAATGCAAAGAGGTGACTCCATCTTGCCCAAGGTCAAAAAACCAATGAAGAGCTGTGGGCAAGCCCACAATTCCTGTCTGGACTCCTGGCAAGGTCACTTGCCAGTGCACTGCAA
The nucleotide sequence above comes from Peromyscus maniculatus bairdii isolate BWxNUB_F1_BW_parent chromosome 1, HU_Pman_BW_mat_3.1, whole genome shotgun sequence. Encoded proteins:
- the Otub1 gene encoding ubiquitin thioesterase OTUB1; the protein is MAAEEPQQQKQEPLGSDSEGVNCLAYDEAIMAQQDRIQQEIAVQNPLVSERLELSVLYKEYAEDDNIYQQKIKDLHKKYSYIRKTRPDGNCFYRAFGFSHLEALLDDSKELQRFKAVSAKSKEDLVSQGFTEFTIEDFHNTFMDLIEQVEKQTSVADLLASFNDQSTSDYLVVYLRLLTSGYLQRESKFFEHFIEGGRTVKEFCQQEVEPMCKESDHIHIIALAQALSVSIQVEYMDRGEGGTTNPHVFPEGSEPKVYLLYRPGHYDILYK